A single Oncorhynchus tshawytscha isolate Ot180627B linkage group LG01, Otsh_v2.0, whole genome shotgun sequence DNA region contains:
- the LOC112253529 gene encoding cullin-9 isoform X2 has translation MVGERRNGNLLVQLGTKLQAYPEELIRQRRTHDGQTEYLIRWCLLAIDDGSGSGGGSNEAGGGGGSSSGVGGSSGSTSGESKTENILMWMSTEDVYANCPTLLGKRKADTQRPLQEEERPSGEFPADVTFDEVELSDMKDDVKNLVTRARKQMAKKSDFAISITHTIHVLSAYASIGSLVGVFKETGALDLLMELLCNKERQTRRSAGKMLRALASHDAGSRAYVLLSLSQQDGIEQHMDFDNRYTLLELFAETTSSEEHGISFEGIHLPQIPGKLLFSLVKRYLCVTSLMDKLNTAGVESSSERQDSAGSSSGTGHQPENLRVQREFEFTMAMANLISELVRVMGWDRNRQPPQSAGLVQGSACGEDREDEPPRRVVRSIFQPRFSASASASPATAAASNMAATTPPKKKTSNGFKTRTDFASRSAYVEYVQENLKSGMLVRMLEDYEEVSAGDEGDFRYSNDGSPPVQVYWTSLSRTYWVHWHMVEILGTGTSGQGEKDAQEKASSLTETIKLTTVSQTLFSKPPGGLYSLPYLAEGLQSDGATLSRAEWWEVLFFIKKLEPKQQQEINNILRQSLDEQMSDVDEATLIQLSVPGEVARKMLHYLKQTLQNSCLWDLLCSHAFSKHYLRRGGGGLEDDELLPDGSLGSSGLGGGRGNSSSDATATASSSSAMGSLSKKPKKESPTDYCSDTESELPMEDESNYPEDLKEKMKVFNNPKVQGKKTALEKLGEVVDIMKKSGSDPVQQLAGIKFIIQVLEDEGPQERSTLRTDAVQTIRDKVLKLLVEILSGQPKENVVSTLRLTRALMVKYEWRVSFATEGGVKAILSCMQEYPTVPQVQQVALATLMVITGASKHDLGSMSSCYLPLSESGTPMMLGVFASIGSATAEGSKGLLAAIPAGIELMLNTPRCMLSVRNGLLVIIMLISSSKSLAEQLVACDVSAVLKKCLAASRPVNMLAIIALNHISMVHKLEKKESKDELDFKDTELKMLVVSLKEMTATKEVILTLEQLLCDDASQLEEERNQVTRSRETYQDLVRLMDQHRADRAAQLSILRILNKFLDNYLEDLLPWHESIEPCLSSMTAFINDREVVQLLIRFLYRLASVNKDYAVVMCRLGTKDALGKALDKHSINLLLVTELRDLITDCEKYASLYKKMTTSVLAGCIQMVLGQIEEHRRSHQPINIPFFDIFLRNLCQGSSVELKEDKCWEKVEVSSNHHRANKLTDKNPKTYWESNGCTGSHFINIYMHKGVVIRQLAVLVASEDSSYMPARMVVLGGDDPTNINTELNTVNVPPSANRIVLLENMTRFWSIVQIRIKRCQQGGIDTRVHGFEVLGPKPTFWPVFKEQLCCRTYLFYTTKAHTWCQEILEDKAQLLQLFNKLNSALRHEQMFADRFLPDAEAAEALGRTCWEALITPIVQSITISETQVLSPLSWLLSEYLDNAESARRCKSRAAIFNSRVRRLTHLLVHVDTSRVDTEELKPPIKCSINRSKDLKNGKEGKNKDAAAVSSSSSSNSVKPKMKNTSSIAGIALCWQGVVQRQVKKFLDSTCSLPDFVERYRNMYLRLKNAMEELFGQQTAFVLALRHGFSAALLQLSILTAMHVSERFAQYIDLMIQESGVDSGNVETLNQLQQFLEPMLFLSGLELANTFEHFYRYYLGDRLLGQGKVWLESAVIMQIGTCFPNRFPQQMLKNLSESEELQQEFHLYRLQQLDKTLQDVDEEMMDDQPSEPEEESEVKVLILSPRCWAVSSPCYMDNHSRYFPKQLCTYLAEFTDFYSNSQCMYNLTHSKPRRLQWTWLGHAELRYGTCTLYVSTLQMYILLQFNHQADVSVEALQQATGLSPTMLAHALSPLTAGKGILTQDSPDNNLVKGVLRLNKKALSQSLESHSYCYLLPKQTYLNVDEDAARSLERKRNFIYCLIIQIMKAEKEMHIDNLVFRVLDTCQKREVTRSPGSVRFSCSTTDVLSCVMHVISKGYIRRNEDSPHIVEFLPEDPSTPQKGQAHFSFSKAELKNNPSSSNADISLEGIIAAPPSAEDGVLEAVLLSMGRTMNQEEVRQLMQRTVQQVSGTLSLDLDRAEHLLVHCKWNMDVLIQRYTDDPDSLVLAAGLKGLNPQPPPSPVASCPVCLISQTGEAEPAPTLCCMHYCCRSCWQEYLTARIEQNLVMNCNCPITDCRAQPTSQFFFNILTDKDTIAKYENALLRGYVECCSNLTWCTNPLGCDQILCKENIGSMGTCSKCCWSSCFSCNFPEAHYPASCSHMSQWMDDGGYYEGMTMEAQSKHLAKLISKRCPSCQAQIEKNEGCLHMTCAKCNHGFCWRCLKPWKPTHKDYYNCSAMVSKAARQEKKFQDYNERCTFHNQAKDFAINLESKVSSINEALQMKSLTFVIDACKVLAQARKVLAYSCVYSYYNQDTEKMDVMEQQMEALELHTNALQILLEETLLQCTDLASCVRLLKPEHLNTGLELIRRIQERLVAILQHSTQDFRVGYNSKTGQEQESAQASNLSKTTDANKAAGASESGDSDNNNNNEEEGGDEAEEDDEYDDEEVLEWHEDDEDDIDEDDFFSDDDESENLERDFSPFD, from the exons GGAGCCGTGCCTATGTGCTCCTGTCCCTCAGCCAGCAGGACGGTATTGAGCAGCACATGGACTTTGACAATCGCTACACCCTCCTGGAGCTGTTTGCAGAGACCACCTCCTCTGAGGAACATGGCATCTCTTTTGAGGGGATCCACCTCCCTCAG ATCCCAGGGAAGCTGCTGTTCTCCCTGGTGAAGCGCTACCTGTGTGTGACGTCCCTGATGGACAAGCTCAACACGGCAGGGGTGGAGTCGAGCTCTGAGCGGCAAGACTCAGCAGGCTCCTCCTCAGGGACAGGCCACCAGCCGGAGAACCTGCGTGTCCAACGAGAGTTTGAGTTCACCATGGCCATGGCTAACCTCATCTCTGAGCTGGTGCGCGTCATGGGCTGGGACCGCAACCGGCAGCCGCCACAGTCAGCCGGCCTGGTCCAGGGCAGCGCCTGCGGGGAGGACCGGGAGGACGAGCCGCCCCGCCGTGTGGTGCGTTCTATCTTCCAGCCTCGCTTCTCTGCCTCTGCTTCTGCCTCTCCTGCCACTGCTGCCGCCTCTAACATGGCAGCCACCACACCACCCAAGAAGAAGACCAGCAACGGCTTCAAGACGCGCACAGACTTCGCCAGCCGCTCAGCTTATGTGGAATATGTGCAGGAAAACCTGAAGAGCGGCATGCTGGTCCGTATGTTGGAGGATTATGAGGAGGTCAGCGCTGGTGATGAGGGGGATTTCCGCTACAGTAATGATGGCTCGCCACCAGTGCAG GTGTACTGGACCTCCCTGTCTCGAACCTACTGGGTGCACTGGCACATGGTTGAGATCCTGGGCACTGGCACTAGTGGACAGGGTGAGAAAGACGCCCAGGAGAAggcctcctctctgactgagacCATCAAGCTCACGACTG TGAGTCAGACCTTATTCTCCAAGCCTCCTGGTGGGCTGTACTCATTGCCTTACCTGGCTGAGGGGCTGCAGTCTGACGGCGCCACCCTGAGCAGGGCCGAGTGGTGGGAAGTGCTCTTTTTCATCAAGAAGCTGGAACCAAAGCAACAGCAGGAGATTAACAACATCCTGCGTCAGAGCCTCGATGAACAG aTGTCAGACGTAGATGAGGCCACTCTTATCCAGCTGTCGGTGCCAGGCGAGGTGGCCCGGAAGATGCTCCACTACCTGAAGCAGACCCTGCAGAACTCATGTCTGTGGGACCTGCTCTGCTCCCATGCCTTCTCTAAACACTACCTGCGGCGTGGTGGTGGAGGCCTGGAAGACGATGAGCTGCTGCCCGACGGCTCCCTCGGATCCTCTGGCCTGGGTGGAGGACGGGGCAACTCCTCATCTGATGCCACCGCCAccgcctcttcctcctctgccaTGGGCTCATTGTCCAAGAAGCCCAAGAAGGAGAGTCCTACGGACTATTGCTCCGACACAGAGTCTGAATTGCCCATGGAAGATGAGTCTAACTACCCAGAAGACCTGAAGGAAAAGATGAAAG TGTTTAACAACCCCAAGGTGCAGGGCAAGAAGACAGCCCTGGAGAAGCTGGGGGAGGTGGTTGACATCATGAAGAAGAGTGGCTCAGATCCAGTCCAGCAGCTGGCTGGGATCAAGTTCATCATCCAGGTCCTAGAGGATGAGGGGCCTCAGGAGAGAAGCACCCTCAGGACGGATGCTGTCCAGACCATACG GGATAAAGTCCTGAAGCTTTTGGTCGAGATACTGAGTGGGCAGCCCAAGGAGAACGTGGTCAGCACCCTGCGTCTCACCCGCGCCCTCATGGTCAAGTACGAGTGGAGGGTCTCCTTTGCCACTGAAGGTGGCGTCAAAGCTATCCTCTCCTGTATGCAGGAATACCCCACTGTCCCACAGGTCCAGCAAGTCGCTCTGGCT ACTCTGATGGTTATCACAGGTGCCAGTAAGCATGATCTGGGCAGTATGAGCAGCTgttatcttcctctctctgagtctggcACACCCATGATGCTCGGTGTCTTTGCCAGTATTGGCTCTGCCACCGCCGAGGGCTCCAAGGGACTGCTGGCTGCAATCCCCGCCGGCATTGAACTGATGCTCAACACACCTAG gtGTATGTTATCGGTGAGGAATGGTCTGTTGGTGATCATCATGCTGATCTCTAGTAGTAAGAGCCTGGCGGAACAGCTGGTGGCCTGTGATGTCAGCGCTGTGCTCAAGAAGTGCCTCGCAGCCTCGCGGCCAGTGAACATGCTGGCCATCATTGCCCTCAACCACATTTCCATGGTCCACAAGCTGGAGAAAAAAG AGTCAAAGGATGAGTTGGACTTCAAGGACACAGAgctgaagatgctggtggtgagcCTGAAGGAGATGACGGCAACCAAGGAGGTGATCCTGACGCTGGAGCAGCTGCTGTGTGACGACGCCTCCCAGCTAGAGGAGGAGCGCAACCAGGTGACCCGCAGCCGAGAGACCTATCAGGACCTGGTGCGCCTCATGGACCAGCACCGAGCTGACCGGGCCGCGCAGCTCTCCATCCTCAG AATATTGAACAAGTTCTTGGACAATTACCTGGAGGATCTGCTTCCATGGCATGAGAGCATAGAACCATGCTTGTCTTCTATGACCGCATTCATCAATGACCGTGAG GTGGTCCAGCTGCTCATCCGCTTCCTGTATCGCCTGGCCTCTGTGAACAAAGACTATGCCGTGGTGATGTGTCGTTTGGGCACGAAGGACGCCCTGGGCAAGGCGCTAGACAAGCACAGTATCAACCTGCTGTTGGTCACAGAGCTGCGGGACTTGATCACAGACTGTGAGAAGTACGCCAGTCTCTACAAGAAAATGACCACCAGCGTTCTGGCTGGTTGCATACAG ATGGTTTTGGGCCAAATAGAGGAGCATCGGCGAAGCCACCAACCAATTAACATCCCCTTCTTTGACATCTTTCTGCGCAATCTGTGCCAAg GATCTAGTGTGGAACTCAAGGAGGACAAGTGTTGGGAGAAAGTGGAGGTTTCCTCTAATCACCATCGAGCCAACAAGCTCACTGACAAGAACCCTAAAACGTACTGGGAGTCCAATGGCTGCACAGGTTCCCATTTTATCAACATCTACATGCACAAGGGGGTGGTGATTAG GCAATTGGCAGTGCTTGTGGCCAGTGAAGACTCCAGCTATATGCCTGCCCGCATGGTAGTACTTGGAGGAGATGACCCCACAAACATCAACACAGAGCTGAACACA GTCAATGTGCCTCCTTCAGCCAATCGCATTGTGTTGCTGGAGAACATGACCCGCTTCTGGTCCATTGTGCAGATCAGGATCAAGCGGTGTCAGCAG GGTGGCATTGACACAAGGGTCCACGGCTTTGAGGTGCTGGGACCCAAGCCCACCTTCTGGCCCGTGTTCAAGGAGCAGCTCTGCTGTCGCACCTACCTCTTCTACACCACTAAGGCCCACACCTGGTGCCAGGAGATCCTGGAGGACAAGGCCCAGCTGCTGCAGCTCTTCAACAA ACTGAACAGCGCTCTGCGACACGAGCAGATGTTTGCTGATCGTTTCCTGCCTGATGCCGAGGCAGCGGAGGCTCTGGGACGTACCTGCTGGGAGGCCCTCATCACCCCCATCGTACAGAGCATCACCATCTCGG AGACCCAAGTCCTCAGTCCCCTCTCCTGGCTGCTCAGTGAGTACCTTGACAACGCAGAGTCAGCCAGGCGCTGCAAGAGCCGGGCCGCCATCTTCAACTCCCGCGTCCGTCGCCTCACCCACCTACTGGTTCATGTGGATACCAGCAGAGTGGACACAGAGGAGCTCAAGCCGCCCATCAAGTGCA GTATCAACCGAAGCAAAGATTTAAAGA ATGGAAAAGAGGGAAAGAACAAAGATGCAGCcgctgtctcctcttcctcctcctccaactctgTCAAGCCGAAGATGAAGAACACCAGCAGTATTGCAGGGATAGCACTGTGTTGGCAGGGCGTTGTACAGAGACAG GTTAAGAAGTTTTTGGACTCTACGTGCAGCCTGCCAGACTTTGTGGAGCGCTACAGGAACATGTACCTCCGTCTGAAGAATGCCATGGAGGAGCTGTTTGGCCAACAGACAGCATTTGTGCTGGCTCTCCGCCACGGCTTCTCTGCTGCTCTCCTACAGCTCTCCATCCTCACTGCCATGCAC GTGAGCGAGCGGTTTGCCCAGTACATCGACTTGATGATCCAAGAGAGTGGAGTGGACTCTGGCAACGTGGAGACTCTTAACCAGTTGCAGCAATTCCTAGAACCCATGCTCTTCCTCTCCGGCCTGGAGCTGGCCAACACCTTTGAGCACTTTTACAG GTACTACCTGGGTGACAGGCTGCTAGGCCAGGGCAAGGTGTGGCTGGAGAGTGCTGTCATAATGCAGATAGGCACCTGCTTTCCCAACCGCTTCCCCCAGCAGATGCTGAAGAACCTGAGTGAGTCTGAGGAGCTGCAGCAGGAGTTCCACCTCTACCGCCTCCAGCAGCTGGACAAGACCCTTCAGGATGTCGATGAGGAG ATGATGGATGATCAGCCATCGGAGcctgaggaggagagtgaggtgaAGGTGCTGATCCTGTCTCCTCGCTGCTGGGCTGTCTCCTCCCCCTGCTACATGGACAACCACAGCAGATACTTCCCCAAGCAGCTCTGCACCTACCTGGCAGAGTTTACGGACTTCTACTCTAACA gCCAGTGCATGTACAATCTGACCCACAGTAAGCCCCGGCGTCTACAGTGGACCTGGCTGGGCCATGCAGAGCTGCGCTACGGCACCTGCACTCTCTACGTCTCCACCCTGCAGATGTACATCCTCCTGCAGTTCAACCACCAAGCG GATGTATCTGTGGAGGCTCTTCAGCAGGCCACAGGCCTCTCCCCGACAATGCTGGCCCATGCTCTGTCTCCCCTCACAGCAGGGAAGGGCATTCTCACCCAAGACAGCCCTGACAACAATCTTGTGAAGG GAGTCCTGAGATTGAACAAAAAAGCTCTGTCTCAGAGTTTGGAAAGCCACAGCTATTGCTACCTGCTGCCCAAGCAGACCTACCTGAATGTGGATGAGGATGCTGCCCGCTcgctggagaggaagaggaacttTATCTACTGCCTCATCATCCAGATCATGAAGGCTGAGAAAGAGATGCACATAGACAACCTGGTGTTCAGA GTGTTGGACACGTGTCAGAAGCGGGAGGTGACTCGTTCCCCGGGCTCAGTTCGTTTCAGCTGCAGCACTACGGACGTGCTGTCCTGCGTCATGCATGTCATCAGCAAGGGCTACATCAGGCGCAACGAGGACAGCCCCCACATTGTGGAGTTCCTGCCTGAGGACCCCTCCACTCCCCAGAAGGGCCAAGCGCATTTCTCCTTCAGCAAGGCTGAGCTGAAGAATAACCCCAGCAGCAGCAACGCTGACATCAG CCTGGAAGGCATCATTGCAGCCCCTCCGAGTGCAGAAGATGGAGTCCTGGAGGCTGTCCTATTGTCCATGGGCCGGACCATGAACCAGGAGGAAGTCCGGCAGCTGATGCAGCGCACCGTCCAGCAGGTCTCTGGCACTCTGAGTTTGGACCTGGACCGGGCTGAGCATCTGTTGGTCCACTGCAAGTGGAACATGGATGTGCTGATCCAGCGTTACACAGATGACCCAGACTCCCTGGTTTTGGCTGCCGGGCTAAAGGGCCTGAACCCCCAGCCACCCCCTAGCCCCGTGGCCAGCTGCCCCGTGTGCCTCATCTCCCAAACAGGGGAGGCAGAGCCTGCCCCCACCCTCTGCTGCATGCACTACTGCTGCCGG TCTTGCTGGCAAGAGTACCTTACGGCCAGGATTGAGCAGAACCTGGTGATGAACTGCAACTGTCCAATCACTGACTGCCGTGCGCAACCTACTTCTCAGTTCTTCTTCAACATCCTGACCGACAAAGACACCATTGCCAAG TATGAGAACGCGCTCCTCCGGGGCTACGTGGAGTGCTGCTCCAACTTGACCTGGTGCACCAACCCCCTGGGCTGTGACCAGATCTTGTGCAAGGAGAACATCGGCAGCATGGGAACCTGCTCAAAGTGCTGCTGGTCCTCCTGCTTTAGCTGCAACTTCCCAGAG GCTCATTACCCAGCCAGCTGCAGTCACATGTCCCAGTGGATGGACGATGGTGGCTACTACGAGGGTATGACCATGGAAGCCCAAAGTAAGCACCTTGCCAAACTCATCTCCAAACGCTGCCCCAGCTGCCAGGCCCAGATAGAGAAGAACGAAGGCTGCCTTCA TATGACCTGTGCCAAATGTAACCATGGATTTTGCTGGAGGTGTCTCAAGCCATGGAAACCAACCCACAAAGATTACTACAATTGCTCAGCTATG GTGAGTAAAGCAGCAAGGCAGGAAAAGAAGTTCCAAGACTACAACGAGAGATGCACTTTCCACAACCAGGCCAAGGACTTCGCCATCAATCTGGAGAGCAAAGTCTCCTCCATCAATGAAGCCCTCCAAATGAAGTCATTGACATTTGTTATTGATGCCTGCAAAGTACTTGCTCAAGCTCGCAAG GTGCTGGCCTACTCGTGTGTGTACAGCTACTACAACCAGGACACCGAGAAGATGGATGTGATGGAGCAGCAAATGGAAGCCCTGGAGCTTCACACCAATGCTCTACAGATCCTGCTGG AGGAGACCCTGTTGCAGTGTACTGATCTAGCATCCTGCGTCCGTCTCCTGAAGCCTGAGCACCTCAACACTGGCTTGGAACTCATCCGCCGCATTCAGGAGCGTCTGGTGGCCATTCTACAACACTCGACCCAG GACTTTCGAGTGGGCTACAACTCCAAAACGGGACAGGAACAGGAATCTGCTCAAGCTTCAAATCTCTCTAAGACCACAGATGCCAACAAAGC GGCTGGAGCCTCTGAGTCTGGTGactctgacaacaacaacaacaatgaggAGGAAGGTGGAGATGAGGCAGAGGAGGATGATGAGTATGACGATGAGGAAGTCCTCGAATGGCatgaagatgatgaagatgacATAGACGAGGACGACTTCTTCTCTGATGACGACGAGTCTGAAAACCTTGAGAGGGATTTCAGTCCTTTTGACTAA